A stretch of the Corynebacterium maris DSM 45190 genome encodes the following:
- the ilvC gene encoding ketol-acid reductoisomerase, translating to MAIEVFYDSDADLSIIQGRKVAVIGYGSQGHAHSLNLRDSGVEVVIGLREGSKSVAKAQEAGLEVKTTAEAVAWADVVMLLAPDTSQAEIYTNDIAPNLNEGDALLFGHGLNIHFDLIEPADDVIIGMVAPKGPGHLVRSTFEDGKGVPCLIAIDQDPKNDAQDLLLSYASAIGGGRAGVIPTTFEAETVTDLFGEQAVLCGGTEELVKTGFEVLTEAGYEPEMAYFEVLHELKLIVDLMYEGGIKNMNYSVSDTAEFGGYVTGPRIVTAETKKVMQDVLKEIQDGTFTKRLIANVEGGNKELEGLREEYNSHPIEDTGAQLRGMMSWVDSGLTDGTAK from the coding sequence ATGGCAATTGAGGTTTTCTACGACAGCGACGCCGACCTGTCGATCATCCAGGGCCGCAAGGTCGCCGTCATCGGTTACGGCTCTCAGGGCCACGCCCACTCCCTGAACCTGCGTGACTCCGGCGTCGAGGTCGTCATCGGCCTGCGTGAGGGCTCCAAGTCCGTGGCCAAGGCGCAGGAGGCCGGCCTCGAGGTCAAGACCACCGCCGAGGCCGTCGCTTGGGCCGACGTCGTCATGCTGCTGGCCCCGGACACTTCTCAGGCAGAGATCTACACCAACGACATCGCACCGAACCTCAACGAGGGCGACGCGCTGCTCTTCGGCCACGGCCTGAACATCCACTTCGACCTGATCGAGCCGGCCGACGACGTCATCATCGGCATGGTCGCGCCGAAGGGCCCGGGCCACCTGGTCCGCTCCACCTTCGAGGACGGCAAGGGCGTTCCCTGCCTGATCGCCATCGATCAGGACCCGAAGAACGACGCGCAGGACCTGCTGCTGTCCTACGCCTCCGCCATCGGCGGCGGCCGTGCCGGCGTCATCCCGACCACCTTCGAGGCCGAGACCGTCACCGACCTCTTCGGTGAGCAGGCCGTGCTCTGCGGCGGCACCGAGGAACTGGTCAAGACCGGTTTCGAGGTCCTGACCGAGGCCGGCTACGAGCCGGAGATGGCCTACTTCGAGGTCCTGCACGAGCTCAAGCTGATCGTGGACCTGATGTACGAGGGCGGCATCAAGAACATGAACTACTCCGTCTCCGACACCGCTGAGTTCGGCGGCTACGTGACCGGCCCGCGCATCGTCACGGCCGAGACCAAGAAGGTCATGCAGGACGTCCTCAAGGAGATCCAGGACGGCACCTTCACCAAGCGTCTGATCGCCAACGTCGAGGGCGGCAACAAGGAGCTCGAGGGTCTGCGCGAGGAGTACAACTCCCACCCGATCGAGGACACCGGCGCTCAGCTGCGCGGCATGATGAGCTGGGTCGACTCCGGACTGACCGACGGCACCGCCAAGTAG
- a CDS encoding cation diffusion facilitator family transporter has product MSNHDQAPSSAVGHTHHDHEHGLGGTHTTDAPLKALLGALIITAVVFLAELIAGVVSGSLALLSDAMHMLSDATGLIIALLAMLIGRRKATDRSTFGHRRVEVVAALFNAVVVTLVVVWILIQAIGRLGSGTEIDTTLMISVAVIGLLANAASALILMGQRHASLNMRGAFLHVITDMLGSVAVIVAGVVIALTGWTAADTLASLAIVALVLPRSLKLLTDSLSVLLNRVPDGIDLQEVERELLEIPHVEDIHDLHVWSTEGVNNLATCHLVIDEGHDSRCGVLDEAQERLRTFGIEHSTIQLEHRDHASHEVVCD; this is encoded by the coding sequence ATGAGCAACCACGACCAGGCACCATCCTCGGCCGTCGGCCACACTCACCACGATCATGAGCATGGCTTGGGCGGCACGCACACGACCGACGCCCCGCTGAAGGCGCTGCTGGGCGCCCTGATCATCACCGCGGTGGTCTTCCTCGCGGAATTGATCGCCGGAGTCGTGTCCGGATCGCTGGCGCTGCTGTCCGACGCCATGCACATGCTGTCTGACGCCACCGGACTGATCATCGCCCTGCTGGCCATGCTGATCGGACGTCGTAAAGCCACCGACCGGTCGACCTTCGGCCACCGCCGCGTCGAGGTGGTCGCGGCGCTGTTCAACGCGGTGGTCGTCACGCTCGTGGTCGTCTGGATCCTCATCCAGGCCATCGGGCGGCTGGGCTCCGGCACGGAGATCGACACGACGTTGATGATCTCCGTGGCCGTCATCGGTCTGCTGGCCAACGCCGCCAGCGCCCTGATCCTCATGGGGCAGCGCCACGCCAGCCTCAACATGCGCGGCGCCTTCCTGCACGTGATCACCGACATGCTCGGCTCCGTGGCCGTGATCGTCGCGGGCGTGGTCATCGCCCTGACCGGCTGGACGGCCGCGGACACCCTCGCCTCGCTGGCCATCGTCGCCCTGGTGTTGCCGCGCTCGCTGAAGCTGTTGACCGACTCCCTGTCCGTTCTGCTCAACCGGGTCCCGGACGGCATCGACCTGCAGGAAGTTGAGCGGGAACTGCTGGAGATCCCGCACGTCGAGGACATTCACGACCTGCACGTCTGGTCCACCGAGGGAGTCAACAACCTGGCCACCTGCCACCTGGTGATCGATGAGGGCCACGACTCCCGCTGCGGCGTCCTCGACGAGGCGCAGGAGCGGTTGCGCACCTTCGGGATCGAACACTCCACCATTCAGCTCGAGCACCGGGACCACGCGAGCCACGAAGTCGTGTGCGATTAG
- a CDS encoding GmrSD restriction endonuclease domain-containing protein, translating into MAFTTPSYSLRDLFARINHGELQLPDFQRSFSWDTDRVRSLIVTVLRGYPVGALLALDTRNEPMRFRPRPVAGAPAAGESPGLLLLDGQQRLTGLYQSFQAPGLVDTVDFRSKRIRRRYLVDVARAVEEDVMPDEAVFSVDENGEVTSHFGPRLDHRLDSREACVAAGCIPVSSLLTDESTGMLFDMAASADPEFLARIKTFQSAVATPLSAYDVPMIRLGRETARAGVGSIFAQANQMGLQMDVFELLTAVYSTEDPTFSLAQSWAQTEAILRQYPALDGIDRTAFLAAVSLLVTGRRGHSRGQREDIVNLRLEDYRPAVDQLRDSFRKAAEFLAQRCILTTEQVPYTAQIVPLAVILALLDETPGALAESSGMNRLNRWFWSGVFGELYGSAAVTIRAARDVDEVAAWVREDDAPVPDTVAGAAFTESRLLSIDEDSGVWQGIYALLMGRGARDWRTGRTFDRWSYDELDPEFGHVFPRQWCQENGVELVLADSVLNRTPMSKRTEVVITGYDPARYLVRVQSKSLMENDEFHETLLSHEMDPELMRRSDATGFFADRRRRLVGMVEHAMGKDVIRDVDDADYSGGGEGPDAFAS; encoded by the coding sequence ATGGCTTTCACCACGCCCAGTTACTCACTGCGGGACCTCTTCGCCCGCATCAACCACGGCGAGCTGCAGCTCCCTGATTTTCAACGCAGTTTCTCCTGGGACACCGACCGTGTCCGTTCCTTGATCGTCACCGTGTTGCGCGGTTATCCGGTGGGGGCGTTGCTGGCGCTGGACACCCGCAACGAGCCGATGCGTTTTCGGCCGCGTCCCGTGGCGGGCGCGCCGGCCGCGGGGGAGAGCCCGGGTCTGCTGCTTCTCGACGGCCAGCAACGCCTGACCGGCCTTTATCAGAGCTTCCAGGCGCCGGGGCTGGTCGACACCGTCGATTTCCGGTCCAAGCGGATCAGGCGCCGCTACCTCGTCGACGTGGCCAGGGCGGTGGAAGAAGACGTCATGCCGGACGAGGCGGTCTTTTCGGTCGACGAAAACGGGGAGGTCACCTCGCACTTCGGCCCCCGGCTCGACCACCGGCTGGACAGCCGGGAGGCGTGCGTCGCCGCCGGGTGCATCCCCGTCTCCAGCCTGCTCACCGACGAAAGCACCGGCATGCTCTTCGACATGGCGGCCAGCGCCGATCCGGAGTTCCTGGCCCGGATCAAGACCTTCCAATCCGCCGTCGCCACCCCGCTCAGCGCCTACGACGTGCCCATGATCCGGTTGGGGCGGGAGACGGCCCGCGCCGGAGTGGGCTCCATCTTCGCGCAGGCGAATCAGATGGGCCTGCAGATGGACGTCTTTGAGTTGCTCACCGCCGTGTATTCCACGGAAGACCCCACATTTTCGCTGGCGCAGTCCTGGGCGCAGACGGAGGCCATTCTGCGACAGTACCCGGCGCTGGACGGCATCGACCGGACTGCCTTCCTCGCCGCGGTGAGTCTGCTGGTCACCGGCCGTCGCGGGCACAGCCGCGGCCAGCGCGAGGACATCGTCAACCTGCGCCTGGAGGACTACCGCCCGGCCGTCGATCAGCTCCGCGACAGTTTCCGCAAGGCCGCGGAGTTTCTCGCCCAGCGCTGCATTTTGACCACGGAACAAGTGCCCTACACCGCACAGATCGTGCCCCTGGCCGTGATCCTCGCGCTGCTGGACGAGACGCCGGGGGCGCTCGCCGAGAGCAGCGGGATGAACCGCCTCAACCGGTGGTTCTGGTCCGGCGTGTTCGGGGAGCTCTACGGTTCCGCGGCGGTGACCATCCGGGCCGCCCGCGACGTCGACGAGGTGGCCGCCTGGGTGCGCGAAGACGACGCCCCCGTCCCCGACACCGTCGCCGGTGCGGCGTTCACCGAATCCCGGCTGCTGTCCATCGACGAGGACTCCGGCGTGTGGCAGGGGATCTACGCGCTGCTGATGGGGCGCGGGGCGCGGGACTGGCGCACCGGCCGCACTTTCGACCGGTGGTCCTACGACGAACTCGACCCTGAATTCGGGCATGTCTTCCCGCGCCAGTGGTGCCAGGAGAACGGCGTCGAGCTGGTGCTGGCGGACTCCGTGCTCAACCGCACCCCGATGAGCAAGCGCACGGAGGTCGTCATCACGGGTTATGACCCCGCCCGCTACCTGGTGCGGGTGCAGTCCAAATCCTTGATGGAAAACGACGAGTTCCACGAGACGCTCTTGTCCCACGAGATGGACCCAGAGTTGATGCGGCGTTCCGACGCCACCGGGTTTTTCGCCGACCGGCGGCGCCGTCTGGTGGGCATGGTCGAACACGCCATGGGCAAAGACGTGATCCGCGACGTCGACGACGCAGATTACTCCGGCGGCGGGGAAGGCCCGGATGCCTTTGCGAGCTAA
- the serA gene encoding phosphoglycerate dehydrogenase, with protein MSKEQESTHVSKPVVLIADKLAQSTVDALGDAVEVRWVDGPNRQELLAAVPEADALLVRSATTVDREVLEAAPKLQIVGRAGVGLDNVDIEAATEFGVMVANAPTSNIHSACEHAVALLLSTARQIPAADKTLRDAEWKRSSFKGVEIFGKTVGIVGFGHIGQLFAQRLAAFETTIIAYDPYANPARAAQLGVELVELDELVGRADFVTIHLPKTNETAGMFNAELLAKSKKGQIIINAARGGLVDEQALADAISSGHIRGAGFDVYATEPCTDSPLFELDEVVVTPHLGASTVEAQDRAGTDVADSVLKALRGEFVADAVNVSGGKVGEEVSSWLDLSRKLGLIAGKLLDGAPVSLEAVARGELSTEEVDVLGLSAVRGLFAGTADEAVTFVNAPQVAEQRGLEYKTGTATESITHRSVLEVKLVAANGNSVAVAGALTGLERVEKLVRINGRGVDLRAEGHNIFFSYTDAPGALGTVASELGVNGINIEAAALTQAAKGDGATLILRVESEVPADLEKAIAEKIKAESFQVSLD; from the coding sequence ATGTCAAAAGAGCAGGAGAGTACTCACGTGAGCAAGCCCGTCGTTCTCATCGCCGACAAACTCGCCCAGTCCACCGTCGACGCCTTAGGAGACGCAGTCGAGGTGCGTTGGGTGGACGGTCCGAACCGCCAGGAGCTGCTCGCCGCGGTTCCGGAGGCTGACGCGCTGCTGGTGCGTTCGGCGACGACGGTCGACCGTGAGGTCCTCGAGGCCGCGCCGAAGCTGCAGATCGTCGGCCGCGCCGGCGTGGGCCTGGACAACGTGGACATCGAGGCCGCCACCGAGTTCGGTGTGATGGTGGCCAACGCCCCGACCTCCAACATCCACTCCGCCTGCGAGCACGCCGTCGCTCTGCTGCTGTCCACGGCCCGCCAGATCCCGGCCGCCGACAAGACCCTGCGCGACGCAGAGTGGAAGCGCTCCTCCTTCAAGGGCGTCGAGATCTTCGGCAAGACCGTCGGCATCGTCGGCTTCGGCCACATCGGCCAGCTGTTCGCCCAGCGTCTCGCCGCTTTCGAGACCACCATCATCGCCTACGACCCGTACGCCAACCCGGCTCGGGCCGCCCAGCTCGGCGTCGAGCTGGTCGAGCTGGATGAGCTCGTCGGCCGTGCGGACTTCGTGACGATCCACCTGCCGAAGACGAACGAGACCGCCGGCATGTTCAACGCGGAGCTGCTGGCCAAGTCCAAGAAGGGCCAGATCATCATCAACGCCGCCCGCGGCGGCCTGGTCGACGAGCAGGCGCTCGCCGACGCCATTTCCTCCGGCCACATCCGCGGCGCCGGCTTCGACGTCTACGCCACCGAGCCGTGCACCGACTCCCCGCTCTTCGAGCTGGATGAAGTCGTGGTCACCCCGCACCTGGGCGCCTCCACCGTCGAGGCCCAGGACCGGGCCGGCACCGACGTCGCCGACAGCGTGCTGAAGGCCTTGCGCGGCGAGTTCGTCGCCGACGCCGTCAACGTCTCCGGCGGCAAGGTCGGCGAGGAGGTCTCCTCCTGGCTCGACCTGTCCCGCAAGCTCGGCCTCATCGCCGGCAAGCTCCTCGACGGCGCCCCGGTCAGCCTCGAGGCCGTCGCCCGCGGCGAGCTCTCCACTGAGGAAGTCGACGTGCTGGGGCTGTCCGCAGTGCGCGGCCTGTTCGCCGGCACCGCCGACGAGGCCGTGACCTTCGTCAACGCCCCGCAGGTCGCCGAGCAGCGCGGCCTGGAGTACAAGACCGGCACCGCCACCGAGTCAATCACCCACCGCTCGGTGCTGGAGGTCAAGCTGGTGGCCGCCAACGGCAACTCCGTCGCCGTCGCCGGCGCCCTGACCGGCCTGGAGCGCGTCGAGAAGCTCGTGCGCATCAACGGCCGCGGCGTCGACCTGCGCGCCGAGGGCCACAACATCTTCTTCTCTTACACGGACGCCCCGGGCGCCCTGGGCACGGTCGCTTCCGAGCTGGGCGTCAATGGCATCAACATTGAGGCCGCCGCCCTGACCCAGGCGGCCAAGGGTGACGGCGCGACCCTGATCCTGCGCGTCGAGTCCGAGGTTCCGGCGGACCTGGAGAAGGCCATCGCCGAGAAGATCAAGGCTGAGTCCTTCCAGGTCTCCCTGGACTAG
- a CDS encoding 3-isopropylmalate dehydrogenase, with translation MKLAVIGGDGIGPEVTAEALKVLRAVRDDVEETQFDLGAERYLKTDDVLTDEDLAALRGHDAILLGAIGAPGKVAPGLLERELLLKLRFALDHHVNLRPSKLYPSSTSPLSEPGEIDFVVVREGTEGLYAGNGGVLRKNTPHEVASEVSQNTRFGAERVVRDAFERAMGRRKHLTLVHKKNVLVNAGDLWQRTVDEVAAEYPEVTVDYHHIDAATIYMVTDPSRYDVIVTDNLFGDILTDLAGAVTGGIGLASSGNIDATKTNPSMFEPVHGSAPDIAGQGIADPRATILSLALMLRHLDDEDNARRIEDAVAADVTEHSGDDVKTTEVGDRIAAALRG, from the coding sequence ATGAAACTTGCAGTTATCGGTGGAGACGGCATCGGCCCCGAGGTCACAGCGGAAGCACTCAAGGTCCTGCGCGCCGTGCGCGACGACGTCGAGGAGACCCAGTTTGACCTCGGCGCGGAACGCTACCTGAAGACCGACGACGTCCTCACCGACGAAGACCTGGCCGCACTGCGGGGCCACGACGCGATCCTGCTCGGCGCGATCGGTGCCCCGGGCAAGGTCGCCCCCGGCCTGCTGGAACGCGAGCTGCTGCTGAAGCTGCGTTTCGCCTTGGATCACCACGTCAACCTGCGTCCGTCCAAGCTCTACCCGTCGTCGACCTCCCCGCTGAGCGAGCCGGGCGAGATCGACTTCGTGGTCGTGCGGGAAGGCACCGAGGGCCTCTACGCCGGCAACGGCGGCGTGCTGCGCAAGAACACCCCGCACGAGGTCGCCTCCGAGGTCTCCCAGAACACCCGCTTCGGCGCGGAGCGCGTCGTGCGCGACGCCTTCGAGCGCGCCATGGGCCGCCGCAAGCACCTGACCCTGGTGCACAAGAAGAACGTCCTGGTCAACGCCGGCGACCTGTGGCAGCGCACCGTCGACGAGGTCGCCGCCGAGTACCCGGAGGTCACCGTCGACTACCACCACATCGACGCCGCGACCATCTACATGGTCACCGACCCGTCGCGTTACGACGTCATCGTCACCGACAACCTCTTCGGCGACATCCTCACTGACCTGGCCGGCGCGGTCACCGGCGGCATCGGCCTGGCGTCTTCCGGCAACATCGACGCCACCAAGACCAACCCGTCGATGTTCGAGCCGGTGCACGGCTCCGCCCCGGACATCGCGGGCCAGGGCATCGCTGACCCGCGCGCCACGATCCTGTCGCTCGCGCTGATGCTGCGCCACCTGGACGACGAGGACAACGCCCGCCGCATCGAGGACGCCGTCGCGGCCGACGTCACCGAGCACTCGGGCGACGACGTCAAGACCACCGAGGTCGGCGACCGCATCGCGGCAGCCCTGCGGGGTTAA